A single region of the Arcobacter lacus genome encodes:
- a CDS encoding efflux RND transporter permease subunit: MIENIISYSVKNKFIILFVVFILTLSSIWAVKNTSLDALPDLSPAQVIIQVEWDGQSPKTIEEQISYPLISNLMSLPNIETVRAMSSFSNAMIYIIFKDGTNLYDARSRILEQLSTLQGTFPSGSSVQLGVDATGVGWAYEYALKSKTKSLEELRTLQDYFYKFGLLGVDGVSEIATIGGFIKNYEITLNQDKLVQYDLNIEDIKKIIEANNDDKGGRIVLENGYEYIITARGYLKSVVDIENITIQTENNIPLKIKDIATVNITSENRRGMVDLNGEGETVGGIVVVRFGENPYKVIKAVKEKLKTLNVPDVEIVEVYDRTSLIDKAIDTLKRTLIEESIIVMIVAGLFLFHFRSALIIIITLPITVLISFLLMKLFGIGSNIMSLGGIAIAIGAMVDATIVMVENAHKHLQGKDNLTNEERTSIIIKSAKQVGRPIFFALLLVVVSFLPIFALTGQEGKLFSPLAFTKSFAMMFGAILSITIVPILMIFLIRGKILKEDNNILNRFFINIYSPLLHFALRFKYFVVAIFFVTLVLAVTIYQKQKWEFMPMMNEQTFMYMPVTPYGIGIDLAKELAQKTNMVIKSFPEVETSFAKVGRALSATDPAPLSMIETIITFKPENEWREGMTYKKLMEEMDKKLQVNGLINSWTYPIRGRIDMLMTGIRTPLGIKLYGNDAKILQDISTKIEQKLKKYEGTLSVSADKINSGYYLNIKIDDEKISRYGISKNDILETISLGVGGAKISTYLDKLERYPISLRFETTQREDLTVLQNLQIKTKLGWKPLNLFATLSYEEAPSVIQSEKALNVAFVYITPKNGFSTKEYKDEANKLLEEIKLPNGYYFEWSGQSEFLELAMNKLVYIIPITFMIIFILIYFALKNITYTLIIFFTLPFAITGGIFYIEYLGFNISIAVIVGFLALLGVAAETSIVMLLYLDVAMKEFKEKNEEYSDKNIIETIYKGAVLRLRPKLMTLFTILGGLVPIMYIHGVGSEVMQRIAAPMIGGMISSTFLTLFIIPAIFYIVLKRNKEFGLTKH, translated from the coding sequence ATGATAGAAAATATAATCTCATATAGTGTGAAAAATAAGTTTATTATCCTTTTTGTTGTTTTTATTTTGACACTTTCTTCTATTTGGGCTGTTAAAAATACAAGTTTAGATGCATTACCTGATTTGTCTCCTGCGCAAGTTATCATTCAAGTTGAGTGGGATGGACAAAGTCCAAAAACAATAGAAGAACAAATCTCTTATCCTCTTATTTCAAATTTGATGAGTTTGCCAAATATCGAAACAGTTAGAGCAATGAGCTCTTTTTCAAATGCAATGATTTATATCATATTTAAAGATGGAACAAATTTATATGATGCAAGAAGTCGAATTTTAGAGCAACTTTCTACTTTACAAGGAACTTTTCCTAGTGGTTCAAGTGTTCAGCTTGGAGTTGATGCAACTGGTGTTGGTTGGGCTTATGAATACGCATTAAAGTCAAAAACAAAAAGTTTAGAAGAGTTACGAACTTTACAAGATTATTTTTATAAATTTGGGCTTTTAGGAGTTGATGGAGTTAGTGAAATAGCAACAATTGGTGGTTTTATAAAAAATTATGAAATTACATTAAACCAAGACAAATTAGTTCAATATGATTTAAATATAGAAGATATTAAAAAAATTATTGAAGCAAACAATGATGACAAGGGTGGAAGAATTGTTTTAGAAAATGGTTATGAATATATAATTACTGCTCGAGGTTATCTAAAATCAGTTGTTGATATTGAAAACATAACAATACAAACTGAAAATAATATACCATTGAAAATAAAAGATATAGCAACAGTTAATATAACAAGTGAAAATCGAAGAGGAATGGTTGATTTAAATGGTGAAGGTGAAACTGTTGGTGGAATTGTTGTTGTTAGATTTGGAGAAAATCCATATAAAGTTATAAAAGCTGTAAAAGAGAAACTTAAAACTTTAAATGTTCCAGATGTTGAAATTGTTGAAGTTTATGATAGAACTTCACTAATTGATAAAGCAATAGATACTCTAAAAAGAACTTTGATTGAAGAATCAATTATTGTTATGATAGTTGCAGGACTGTTTTTATTTCACTTTAGAAGTGCTTTAATCATTATCATAACTTTACCAATAACAGTTCTTATTAGTTTTTTACTTATGAAGTTATTTGGCATTGGTTCAAATATTATGAGTTTAGGTGGAATTGCAATTGCAATTGGAGCAATGGTAGATGCAACAATTGTTATGGTTGAAAATGCACACAAACATCTTCAAGGAAAAGATAATCTTACAAATGAAGAAAGAACTTCTATAATTATAAAATCAGCAAAACAAGTTGGTCGCCCTATTTTCTTTGCCCTACTTTTAGTTGTAGTTTCGTTTTTACCAATTTTTGCTTTAACAGGACAAGAAGGAAAACTTTTTTCTCCTTTAGCATTTACAAAATCTTTTGCAATGATGTTTGGAGCAATTTTATCAATTACAATAGTTCCTATTTTGATGATATTTTTAATTCGAGGAAAGATTTTAAAAGAAGATAACAATATCTTAAATAGATTTTTTATAAATATCTATTCTCCACTTTTACATTTTGCTTTAAGATTTAAGTATTTCGTTGTAGCCATATTTTTTGTAACTTTAGTTCTAGCAGTAACCATTTATCAAAAACAAAAATGGGAATTTATGCCTATGATGAATGAACAAACTTTTATGTATATGCCTGTAACTCCTTATGGAATTGGAATAGATTTAGCAAAAGAGTTAGCACAAAAAACAAATATGGTTATAAAATCTTTTCCAGAAGTTGAAACTTCTTTTGCTAAAGTTGGACGAGCATTAAGTGCAACAGATCCAGCTCCATTATCTATGATAGAAACAATTATTACTTTTAAACCAGAAAATGAATGGCGAGAAGGAATGACATATAAAAAGTTAATGGAAGAGATGGATAAAAAACTTCAAGTAAATGGTTTGATTAATTCTTGGACTTATCCAATTCGAGGAAGAATAGATATGTTAATGACAGGAATTAGAACGCCTTTAGGAATTAAACTTTATGGAAATGATGCAAAAATTCTCCAAGATATTTCTACAAAAATAGAACAAAAGTTAAAAAAATATGAAGGAACATTGAGTGTTAGTGCAGATAAAATAAATTCTGGATACTATCTAAATATAAAAATAGATGATGAAAAAATATCACGATATGGTATTTCAAAAAATGATATTTTAGAAACGATATCTTTAGGAGTTGGTGGAGCTAAAATATCTACTTATTTAGATAAGTTAGAAAGATATCCAATAAGTTTGAGATTTGAAACAACACAAAGAGAAGATTTGACAGTTTTACAAAATCTTCAAATTAAAACAAAATTAGGTTGGAAACCTCTAAATTTATTTGCAACTTTGAGTTACGAAGAAGCACCTTCAGTTATTCAATCTGAAAAGGCTTTAAATGTGGCTTTTGTTTATATTACTCCAAAAAATGGATTTTCTACAAAAGAGTATAAAGATGAAGCAAACAAATTATTAGAAGAGATAAAACTACCAAATGGTTACTATTTTGAATGGTCAGGACAAAGTGAATTTCTTGAACTTGCTATGAACAAATTAGTTTATATCATACCAATTACTTTTATGATTATATTTATTTTAATATATTTTGCATTGAAAAATATTACTTATACTCTAATAATATTTTTTACTCTACCTTTTGCAATAACTGGTGGAATATTTTATATAGAGTATTTAGGTTTTAATATTTCAATAGCTGTAATTGTTGGATTTTTAGCACTTTTAGGTGTTGCAGCTGAAACATCTATTGTTATGCTTTTATATCTGGATGTTGCAATGAAAGAATTCAAAGAAAAAAATGAAGAATATAGTGATAAAAATATCATAGAAACTATTTATAAAGGAGCAGTTTTAAGACTTCGTCCAAAACTTATGACTTTATTTACAATTTTAGGAGGATTAGTTCCTATTATGTATATACATGGAGTTGGAAGTGAAGTTATGCAAAGAATTGCTGCTCCTATGATAGGAGGAATGATAAGTTCTACCTTTTTGACACTTTTTATAATTCCAGCAATTTTTTATATAGTTCTAAAAAGAAATAAAGAATTTGGATTAACTAAACATTAA
- a CDS encoding YceI family protein produces the protein MSIVSKITSALLLTGSLLMATEYKVDNAHSNVGFTVKHMMITNVNGNFKTYDANIDYDEATKTFKKLSATVETKTVNTGIEKRDDHLRSDDFFASEKFPKMTFEMTSYKADGDEGKMTGNLTIRGITKQVTLDVEDIASMGNKIGFALEGKINRTDFGLKWNKAIELGGVAVGEEVKIKVDVEAEKK, from the coding sequence ATGAGTATAGTTTCAAAAATTACAAGCGCATTACTTTTAACAGGAAGTTTATTAATGGCAACTGAGTATAAAGTAGATAATGCACATTCAAATGTTGGATTTACAGTAAAACATATGATGATTACAAATGTAAATGGTAATTTTAAAACATATGATGCAAATATTGATTATGATGAGGCAACAAAAACTTTTAAAAAACTTAGTGCAACAGTAGAAACAAAAACAGTTAATACTGGAATCGAAAAAAGAGATGATCACTTAAGAAGTGATGATTTTTTTGCTAGTGAAAAATTCCCAAAAATGACTTTTGAGATGACATCATATAAAGCTGATGGTGATGAAGGTAAAATGACAGGTAATTTAACTATCAGAGGTATTACAAAACAAGTGACTTTAGATGTTGAGGACATAGCATCTATGGGAAATAAAATTGGTTTTGCACTTGAAGGAAAAATCAATAGAACAGACTTTGGTTTAAAATGGAACAAAGCTATTGAATTAGGTGGAGTTGCAGTAGGTGAAGAGGTTAAAATCAAAGTTGATGTTGAAGCTGAAAAAAAATAG
- a CDS encoding NFACT RNA binding domain-containing protein — protein MKHFILKEIVDYLSSNAYNIKSIRRIENNLIIIEFNNKNILYFDISKSNSIIFKHNKILSSKKDFNAPFDVILQKRFNNSKIESIELYNDDKIINIKVSSSSSYKKQITILQLEFTGKYTNIIVLDENRVVLEALRHIDEFSSSRIVKVGHKLDEVPKQNFIPKIEKIEDIESYLYQVYEQKEKENLENLKKQKISQIDKKAKKLKSTIEDLPKKEDLEKESNELYEKANLILSNLHNIKPYQKSLKVYNYEGIEVELDLEAKQSASKYSNDLFKKAKRAKQKASNISLEKDNLTQKLEYLLRLINSIKNATSLEECEFLLPKKERNQTKTKKSQTCEIFFFEGYKILLGTSQRENIYLLENSKASDFWFHLKDRPSCHVIVQNTKKEIPQSIITQAATLCAKFSVDFSGTYEVDYTQRRNVKIQSGANVLYNPYTTIVIKF, from the coding sequence ATGAAACATTTTATACTAAAAGAGATTGTTGATTATCTATCTTCAAATGCCTATAATATAAAGTCTATAAGAAGAATTGAGAATAATTTAATCATAATAGAATTTAATAATAAAAATATTTTATACTTTGATATTTCTAAATCAAATTCAATAATTTTTAAACACAATAAGATATTATCTTCAAAAAAAGATTTTAATGCACCATTTGATGTGATACTTCAAAAAAGATTCAATAACTCAAAAATAGAGAGTATTGAACTATACAATGATGATAAAATTATAAACATAAAAGTCTCATCTTCATCTTCATATAAAAAGCAAATTACAATTTTACAATTAGAATTTACAGGCAAATATACAAATATTATAGTTTTAGATGAAAATAGAGTAGTTTTAGAAGCTTTAAGACATATTGATGAGTTTTCATCAAGTAGAATTGTAAAAGTAGGGCATAAGTTAGATGAGGTTCCAAAGCAGAACTTTATTCCTAAAATTGAAAAAATAGAAGATATAGAGAGTTATTTATATCAAGTTTATGAGCAAAAAGAGAAAGAAAATTTAGAAAATCTAAAAAAACAAAAAATTTCTCAAATAGATAAAAAGGCAAAAAAACTAAAATCAACAATAGAAGATTTACCAAAAAAAGAGGATTTGGAAAAGGAATCAAATGAACTTTATGAAAAAGCAAATCTTATCTTGTCAAACTTACACAATATAAAACCTTATCAAAAATCTTTGAAAGTTTATAATTATGAAGGAATTGAAGTAGAACTAGATTTAGAAGCAAAACAAAGTGCATCTAAATATTCAAATGATTTATTTAAAAAAGCAAAAAGAGCAAAACAAAAAGCTTCAAATATCTCTTTAGAAAAAGATAATCTAACACAAAAATTAGAATATTTATTAAGACTAATAAATAGTATAAAAAATGCAACTTCTCTTGAAGAGTGTGAATTTTTATTACCTAAAAAAGAGCGAAATCAAACAAAAACAAAAAAATCACAAACTTGTGAGATTTTCTTTTTTGAAGGTTATAAAATACTTTTAGGTACAAGCCAAAGAGAAAATATTTATCTACTTGAAAATTCAAAAGCCAGTGATTTCTGGTTTCATCTAAAAGATAGACCTTCTTGCCATGTAATAGTGCAAAACACAAAAAAAGAGATACCTCAATCAATTATAACTCAAGCTGCGACTTTATGTGCAAAATTTTCAGTTGATTTTAGTGGAACTTATGAAGTGGACTATACACAAAGAAGAAATGTAAAAATCCAATCGGGAGCAAATGTACTATATAATCCATATACTACTATTGTTATTAAATTTTAA
- a CDS encoding DUF3373 family protein, which yields MKKNLIAMSVVTALATTSFASDMNKEMYNQIQALKAQIEALEKKVAQQEAKDKEAQKAITNVAPTQQKVAVDEKRIENIEKKLETVSKTATTAKIQSAQDNIKWDVDFRTQVDNIQYKHVDGSKSKNDALLTNRLWLGAKYKADDNSSFFGKLSYNKAFGDTADHSQSNTNPGYANFDWVTNENATDNSIKVKEAYWLYQNEKLFSSDIPWSVSVGRRPSTDGLPINIRNDQKPNSPLSHTIDVEFDGFSFKLDTEGVTGFTGSWLKICGGRGLTNATPRFDMFKPAYSTDDEKNDDVDMLGLIVVPYDDGQYSVHMQYSHAWNLIGYSADAMGKFNNAYGAYTNNPDVTNAYNLQMAKPSFEDVGDIDLATVLFKAEGIGDGISETLDNTTAFASFAMSKTNPNSKGMLGSTDSETGYSVWLGVNTACPILPDSARIGFEWNKGSKYWRSMTYGEDTYAGSKIAARGQAFEVYRTQKLTEALSFGVSYVYIDYDYTGSNSFFGADGEPMSMSDAQANGQNPVKEAQDIRAYMRYKF from the coding sequence ATGAAAAAAAATTTAATCGCGATGTCTGTTGTTACTGCACTTGCAACAACTTCTTTTGCATCTGATATGAATAAAGAGATGTATAATCAAATACAAGCTTTAAAAGCACAAATTGAAGCTTTAGAAAAGAAAGTAGCACAACAAGAGGCTAAAGATAAAGAGGCTCAAAAAGCTATTACAAATGTAGCACCAACTCAACAAAAAGTTGCTGTTGATGAAAAAAGAATTGAAAATATTGAAAAAAAACTTGAGACTGTATCAAAAACTGCTACAACTGCAAAAATTCAAAGTGCACAAGATAATATAAAATGGGATGTTGATTTTAGAACACAAGTTGATAATATTCAATATAAACATGTTGATGGTTCAAAATCAAAAAATGATGCACTCTTAACAAATAGACTTTGGTTAGGGGCAAAATATAAAGCTGATGATAATTCATCATTTTTTGGAAAATTATCTTATAACAAAGCCTTTGGAGACACAGCAGATCATTCTCAATCAAATACAAATCCAGGTTATGCAAATTTTGATTGGGTTACAAATGAAAATGCAACAGACAATTCAATAAAAGTAAAAGAAGCTTATTGGTTATATCAAAATGAAAAATTATTTAGTTCTGATATTCCTTGGTCAGTTTCTGTAGGTCGTCGTCCTTCAACTGATGGTTTACCTATAAATATTAGAAATGATCAAAAACCAAACTCTCCACTTTCTCATACTATTGATGTTGAATTTGATGGATTCTCATTTAAACTTGATACAGAAGGTGTTACTGGATTTACTGGTTCTTGGTTAAAAATCTGTGGAGGACGAGGTTTAACAAATGCAACTCCAAGATTTGACATGTTCAAACCAGCATATTCAACAGATGATGAAAAAAATGATGATGTTGATATGTTAGGATTAATAGTTGTTCCTTATGATGATGGACAATATTCTGTTCATATGCAATATTCACATGCTTGGAATTTGATTGGTTATAGTGCAGATGCTATGGGTAAATTTAATAATGCCTATGGTGCTTATACAAATAATCCAGATGTTACTAATGCATATAATTTACAAATGGCAAAACCTTCATTTGAAGATGTTGGTGATATTGATTTGGCAACAGTTTTATTTAAAGCTGAAGGTATTGGAGATGGAATTTCTGAAACTTTAGATAATACAACTGCCTTTGCATCATTTGCTATGAGTAAAACAAATCCAAATTCTAAAGGAATGTTAGGTTCAACTGATTCTGAAACTGGTTATTCTGTTTGGTTAGGAGTAAATACTGCTTGTCCAATATTACCTGATAGTGCAAGAATTGGATTTGAATGGAATAAAGGAAGTAAATACTGGAGATCTATGACTTATGGTGAAGATACATATGCTGGAAGTAAAATAGCTGCACGTGGACAAGCTTTTGAAGTTTATAGAACTCAAAAATTAACTGAAGCTTTAAGTTTTGGTGTAAGTTATGTATATATAGACTACGATTATACAGGTTCAAACTCATTCTTTGGAGCTGATGGAGAGCCTATGAGTATGTCAGATGCTCAAGCAAATGGACAAAATCCAGTAAAAGAAGCTCAAGATATTAGAGCTTATATGAGATATAAATTCTAA
- the thrS gene encoding threonine--tRNA ligase produces the protein MEPIGILKDGQIYDLQTAEALNIQGDEIKSDDSKESLDILRHSCAHLMAQAIKELYPEAKFFVGPVVKEGFYYDFKVNSKISDDELPTIEKKMKEIADRKLPITRHETTKEEFYEKFKNDELKQAVLKNIKDDVLTIYRQGDFEDLCRGPHLPNTRMIRSFKLTRVAGAYLGGDEKNEMITRIYGIAFFDKQALFDYTRMLEEAKKRDHRKLGTELELFTFNDDVGAGLPMWLPKGARLRSKLEHLLYKAHRIRGYEPVRGPEILKAEMWKISGHYANYKENMYFTTIDDQEYGIKPMNCVGHIQIFKNSLVSYKELPKKLFEYGVVHRHEMSGAMHGLFRVREFTQDDSHIFCTQDQIKQVIFEVLEFVDTLLKVFDFKYEIEVSTKPEKAIGDDIFWEKTTKGIMDALDENNISYGIDEGGGAFYGPKIDIKILDAIGRKWQCGTVQVDMNLPSRFNVEYINEKGEKEQPVMIHRAILGSFERFIGILTEHCAGEFPFIIAPTQVIFVPIADSHVEYAKELQKALLENDLDSEIYNMNESLNKRIRMAEKQRVPMIVVIGDEEVENKTVALRNRRTREQSNMSKNEFISMLNEIKNGSRI, from the coding sequence TTGGAACCTATTGGAATATTAAAAGATGGTCAAATATATGACCTTCAAACTGCGGAAGCTTTGAATATCCAAGGAGATGAGATTAAATCTGATGATTCAAAAGAGTCTTTAGATATTTTAAGACACTCGTGCGCTCACCTTATGGCACAAGCTATCAAAGAACTTTACCCTGAAGCAAAATTTTTTGTTGGACCTGTTGTAAAAGAAGGATTCTATTACGATTTTAAAGTAAATAGTAAGATTTCAGATGATGAATTACCAACTATTGAAAAGAAAATGAAAGAAATAGCAGATAGAAAACTTCCTATAACAAGGCATGAAACGACAAAAGAAGAGTTTTATGAAAAATTCAAAAATGATGAGTTAAAACAAGCTGTTTTAAAAAATATCAAAGATGATGTTCTAACTATTTATCGACAAGGTGATTTTGAAGATTTGTGTAGAGGTCCTCATTTACCAAATACAAGAATGATTAGAAGCTTCAAATTAACAAGAGTAGCAGGTGCTTACCTTGGTGGTGATGAAAAAAATGAGATGATTACAAGAATCTATGGAATTGCATTTTTTGATAAACAAGCTTTATTTGATTATACAAGAATGCTTGAAGAAGCAAAAAAAAGAGACCATAGAAAATTAGGAACAGAATTAGAATTATTTACTTTTAATGATGATGTAGGAGCAGGACTTCCTATGTGGTTACCAAAAGGTGCTAGACTTAGAAGTAAATTAGAACACCTTTTATATAAAGCTCATAGAATTAGAGGTTATGAACCTGTTCGAGGACCTGAAATTTTAAAAGCAGAAATGTGGAAAATATCAGGGCATTATGCAAACTATAAAGAAAATATGTATTTCACTACTATTGATGACCAAGAGTATGGTATAAAACCAATGAACTGTGTTGGACATATTCAAATCTTTAAAAATAGTCTAGTTTCATATAAAGAATTACCAAAAAAACTTTTTGAATATGGTGTTGTTCATAGACATGAAATGAGTGGTGCAATGCATGGGTTATTTAGAGTTAGAGAATTCACTCAAGATGATTCACATATATTTTGTACACAAGATCAAATCAAACAAGTAATTTTTGAAGTATTAGAATTTGTTGATACTTTATTAAAAGTTTTTGATTTTAAATATGAAATAGAAGTTTCTACAAAACCAGAAAAAGCAATTGGTGATGATATTTTTTGGGAAAAAACAACAAAAGGTATTATGGATGCTTTAGATGAAAATAATATCTCTTATGGAATTGATGAAGGTGGTGGAGCTTTCTATGGTCCAAAAATTGATATTAAAATTCTTGATGCTATTGGAAGAAAATGGCAATGTGGAACAGTTCAAGTTGATATGAACTTACCTTCAAGATTTAATGTAGAATATATAAATGAAAAAGGTGAAAAAGAACAACCAGTTATGATTCATAGAGCAATACTTGGTTCTTTTGAAAGGTTTATTGGTATTTTAACTGAGCACTGTGCTGGAGAATTTCCATTTATAATTGCTCCAACACAAGTTATTTTTGTTCCAATTGCAGATTCTCATGTTGAGTATGCAAAAGAGTTACAAAAAGCCCTTTTAGAAAATGATTTAGACTCAGAAATTTATAATATGAATGAAAGTTTAAATAAAAGAATTAGAATGGCAGAAAAACAAAGAGTTCCTATGATAGTTGTTATTGGAGATGAAGAAGTAGAAAATAAAACAGTTGCACTAAGAAATAGAAGAACAAGAGAGCAATCAAATATGAGTAAAAATGAGTTTATCTCAATGCTAAATGAAATCAAAAACGGGAGTAGAATTTGA
- the infC gene encoding translation initiation factor IF-3: protein MSKDKRKDDVIMNEMITAKEVRCTSDEGTNYGIISTNDALNLADEMGLDLVLIAPDAKPPVAKIMDYGKFRYQQEKKKKEAKKNQKVIVIKEIKLSVKIAENDVSYKVKHAREFLEEGNHVRFRVFLKGREMANPQSGIDVLNKIWPMVEDIAVMDKEPKLEGRYVNLLVLPKKD, encoded by the coding sequence TTGAGTAAAGACAAAAGAAAAGATGATGTAATCATGAATGAAATGATTACAGCTAAAGAAGTTAGGTGTACGAGTGATGAAGGGACAAATTACGGAATTATAAGCACTAATGACGCATTAAATCTTGCAGATGAAATGGGTTTAGATTTAGTTCTTATTGCACCTGATGCTAAACCACCTGTTGCAAAAATCATGGATTATGGTAAATTTAGATACCAACAAGAAAAAAAGAAAAAAGAAGCTAAAAAAAATCAGAAAGTTATTGTTATAAAAGAGATAAAACTTTCAGTAAAAATTGCTGAAAATGACGTTAGCTATAAAGTTAAACATGCTAGAGAATTTTTAGAAGAAGGAAATCATGTAAGATTTAGAGTTTTTCTAAAAGGTAGAGAAATGGCAAATCCTCAATCAGGAATTGACGTTTTAAATAAAATTTGGCCAATGGTTGAAGATATAGCTGTTATGGACAAAGAACCAAAACTTGAAGGAAGATATGTTAATTTATTAGTTCTTCCTAAAAAAGATTAA
- the rpmI gene encoding 50S ribosomal protein L35 produces MPKMKSVKGAVKRFKVKKNGTIKRGSAFRSHILTKMSQKRKRNLRGPKTVHSTNVAGILSTLCKA; encoded by the coding sequence ATGCCAAAAATGAAAAGCGTTAAAGGTGCTGTTAAAAGATTTAAAGTAAAGAAAAACGGAACTATTAAAAGAGGTTCTGCTTTTAGAAGCCACATTTTAACTAAAATGAGTCAAAAAAGAAAAAGAAACTTAAGAGGACCAAAAACTGTACATAGTACAAATGTTGCTGGTATTCTTTCAACTTTGTGTAAAGCGTAA
- the rplT gene encoding 50S ribosomal protein L20, with the protein MPRVKTGVVRRRRHKKVLKAARGFFSGRRKHFRKAKEQLERSLVYAFRDRRQKKRDIRKLWIIRINAACRLNDINYSRFMNGLKLSGLELDRKILADMAMNDSAAFASLVATAKAALK; encoded by the coding sequence ATGCCAAGAGTAAAAACTGGTGTTGTAAGAAGAAGAAGACACAAAAAAGTATTAAAAGCTGCTAGAGGATTTTTTAGTGGTAGAAGAAAACACTTTAGAAAAGCTAAAGAACAATTAGAAAGAAGTCTTGTTTATGCTTTCAGAGATAGAAGACAGAAAAAAAGAGACATTAGAAAATTATGGATCATAAGAATCAATGCAGCTTGTAGATTAAATGATATTAACTATTCAAGATTTATGAATGGATTAAAATTATCTGGTTTAGAGTTAGATAGAAAAATTTTAGCTGATATGGCTATGAATGATTCTGCTGCATTTGCATCTTTAGTAGCAACTGCTAAAGCAGCACTTAAATAA
- a CDS encoding rhodanese-like domain-containing protein has product MRKVINSLILASILTTFNIYAQEELNLKEPTKAVYDLINKYNLEQVDYEYVKKSIGLGNRSSASSILIDARPALKYQKGTIPSSYNIPDTNFDEYYKAISDIPKDKELIVFCGGYSCEKSPIVAQKLKEKGHKNVKIYSAGEPEWSIKNYLEVDTIVTKSYQENNSALLVDARPFAKYLQETIIGAISVPDTDFDKLLGRFPINKDEKILIFCSGFNCEKSNIVANKLYSLGYKNVVVYAGGLPAWKEAGLKTTSFAKASKDENAQTSIKKDEFSKNGLKLGKDQGSVDGEWLKALILENKVPEYIQIVNILNEQEFKNGHIKGSINIEAGKLSAKELYEKLPKNKTIVFHCTAGSRSLEAWMKLNSNKYDMSEIYYFDANITCKGNNCKIDVNEPLE; this is encoded by the coding sequence ATGAGAAAAGTAATTAATAGCCTTATATTAGCTTCTATCTTGACTACATTTAATATTTATGCACAAGAAGAATTAAATCTTAAAGAACCTACAAAAGCTGTTTATGATTTAATTAATAAATATAATTTAGAGCAAGTAGATTATGAGTATGTAAAAAAATCTATTGGTTTAGGAAATAGAAGTTCTGCTTCTTCTATTTTAATAGATGCAAGACCAGCTTTGAAGTACCAAAAAGGAACAATTCCTTCAAGTTACAATATTCCTGATACAAATTTTGATGAATACTATAAAGCAATTAGCGATATTCCTAAAGACAAAGAACTAATTGTTTTTTGTGGAGGTTATTCTTGTGAGAAAAGTCCTATTGTTGCTCAAAAGCTAAAAGAAAAAGGGCATAAAAATGTAAAGATTTATAGTGCAGGGGAACCTGAATGGTCAATAAAAAACTATTTAGAAGTAGATACTATTGTTACAAAATCATATCAAGAAAATAATAGTGCTTTACTTGTAGATGCAAGACCTTTTGCTAAATATTTACAAGAAACAATTATTGGAGCTATTTCTGTTCCTGACACAGATTTTGATAAATTATTAGGAAGATTTCCTATAAATAAAGATGAAAAAATCCTTATTTTTTGTAGTGGATTTAATTGTGAGAAATCAAATATAGTTGCAAATAAATTGTATTCTTTAGGATATAAAAATGTTGTAGTTTATGCAGGAGGACTTCCAGCATGGAAAGAAGCTGGATTAAAAACAACTTCTTTTGCAAAAGCTTCAAAAGACGAAAATGCACAAACATCTATAAAAAAAGATGAATTTAGTAAAAATGGACTAAAACTAGGAAAAGATCAAGGTAGCGTAGATGGAGAATGGCTAAAAGCGTTAATACTTGAAAACAAAGTTCCTGAATATATTCAAATAGTTAATATTTTAAATGAGCAAGAGTTTAAAAATGGTCATATAAAAGGTTCAATAAATATCGAAGCAGGTAAATTAAGCGCTAAAGAGTTATATGAAAAACTACCTAAAAATAAAACTATTGTGTTTCATTGTACAGCTGGTTCAAGATCACTAGAAGCTTGGATGAAATTGAATTCTAATAAGTATGATATGAGCGAAATTTACTACTTTGATGCAAATATCACTTGCAAAGGTAATAATTGTAAAATTGATGTAAATGAGCCTTTAGAATAA